From a single Bacteroidia bacterium genomic region:
- a CDS encoding beta-xylosidase, which produces MATGKDKYTSSGNHNFRLSVCMIIVGLVLNLQPLWSQVAIEVDINNPVGDMRPFWSFFGYDEPNYTTRKDGQKLLTELAQLSPATVYVRTHNLLTSRGNSKGPDLKWGYTDAYKEDKKGNPVYNWTVTDSIVDAYISRGMKPLMEIGFMPRDLSSQPEPYDHTWSQGGNIWTGWTYPPKDYNKWRELVYQWVKHSVERYGREEVSTWLWEVWNEPDIPYWSGTFEEYCKLYDYAADGLKKACPECTIGGPHTTSPRSERAYKYLTDFIEHCLRGKNYATGKVGTPLQYIGFHAKGSPEFADDHIRMNMGVQLTDIQRAFEAVNSFPELKDIPIIIGECDPEGCAACSEKRDPKYGYRNGTMYASYTAASFARIYELMDAQKVNLRGAVSWSFEFEDQEWFAGFRELATHGIDKPVLNVFRMLGMMQGQRVAVSSENGLSAKDIITSGVRQQNDINALASRNGNSAWVMVWNYHDDDIKGPSAEVALTVKNTGEKVLVQHYRVDTQFSNSFERWKAMGKPQEISDEQYQELERAGHLQLFTSPEWKNAEKGETKLNFDLPLQGVSLIQLSWGKP; this is translated from the coding sequence ATGGCAACGGGTAAAGACAAATACACATCTTCAGGTAACCATAATTTTCGCTTATCGGTCTGTATGATAATCGTGGGGTTAGTGCTGAACCTTCAACCACTATGGTCTCAGGTCGCCATAGAGGTGGATATCAACAACCCGGTGGGGGACATGCGGCCTTTCTGGTCATTTTTCGGATACGACGAGCCCAACTATACCACCCGAAAAGACGGGCAGAAACTGCTGACCGAGTTAGCCCAACTCAGCCCGGCAACTGTGTATGTAAGAACTCACAACCTGCTCACTTCCCGTGGAAACAGCAAGGGGCCTGACCTGAAATGGGGATATACCGATGCCTACAAAGAAGATAAAAAGGGAAACCCTGTCTATAACTGGACCGTCACCGACAGCATTGTGGATGCCTATATTTCAAGAGGCATGAAACCACTGATGGAAATCGGTTTTATGCCCAGAGATTTGTCCTCTCAGCCCGAGCCATATGATCACACCTGGAGCCAGGGCGGCAATATCTGGACAGGCTGGACCTATCCGCCCAAAGATTACAATAAATGGAGAGAACTGGTATATCAGTGGGTAAAACATTCCGTGGAGCGGTATGGAAGAGAAGAAGTGAGTACCTGGTTGTGGGAGGTATGGAATGAGCCCGATATTCCCTATTGGTCGGGCACATTTGAGGAGTATTGTAAGTTGTATGACTATGCAGCAGACGGGTTAAAAAAGGCATGTCCGGAATGTACGATTGGCGGGCCACATACGACCAGCCCGCGAAGTGAGCGGGCATACAAGTACCTTACAGACTTTATCGAGCACTGCCTTCGGGGTAAAAATTACGCCACAGGCAAAGTCGGTACCCCTTTACAGTACATTGGTTTTCACGCAAAGGGATCGCCTGAGTTTGCCGATGACCATATCCGGATGAATATGGGAGTACAGTTGACAGACATCCAGCGGGCGTTTGAGGCAGTGAACTCATTTCCCGAATTGAAAGACATTCCTATCATCATCGGAGAATGCGACCCGGAAGGTTGTGCGGCCTGTTCGGAGAAAAGAGACCCCAAATATGGTTATCGGAACGGAACCATGTACGCCAGTTATACAGCAGCATCCTTTGCCAGAATATATGAACTCATGGACGCACAAAAAGTCAATCTCCGGGGTGCGGTAAGCTGGTCATTTGAGTTTGAAGATCAGGAGTGGTTTGCCGGTTTCCGCGAGCTGGCCACACATGGGATTGATAAACCCGTATTGAATGTTTTCCGCATGCTGGGCATGATGCAGGGGCAACGAGTAGCTGTTAGCAGCGAAAATGGACTGTCGGCCAAAGACATTATCACATCTGGCGTAAGACAGCAGAACGACATAAATGCACTGGCGAGTAGAAACGGAAATTCGGCATGGGTGATGGTCTGGAATTATCACGACGATGATATAAAAGGCCCGTCTGCGGAAGTAGCACTTACTGTAAAAAATACCGGAGAGAAGGTGTTAGTCCAGCATTACCGGGTAGATACACAATTCAGCAATTCATTTGAAAGGTGGAAAGCAATGGGAAAACCGCAGGAAATTTCGGACGAACAGTACCAGGAACTTGAGCGCGCAGGCCATCTGCAACTATTCACCTCGCCAGAATGGAAAAATGCCGAAAAAGGAGAAACAAAGCTGAATTTTGATTTACCGCTACAAGGAGTTTCGTTGATACAATTGAGTTGGGGGAAACCGTGA